CCGTTGGCGACCAGGTTGGCCAGGCGGGCCGAGAGGATGTTCTTGGCCAGCCCGAGGCTCTTCTGGAACTGCCCGAAGCGGCGCAGGCCGTCGAAGGCGTCACGGACGATCAGCAGCGTCCAGCCGTCGCCGACGACGTCGAGAGGCCGGGCGACCGGGCAGCTCGACTCCTCGTGCGTGGTGCGTTTCGGCACTTCTCCCACCTCTCGGACGTCGGCTCCGGGTTGTCGGTGCTCGGTGCTCGGTTCTCAACCCTCGCCGGTCGGCGCCCAGCCTACCGAGCAGCGGTGGTTGCTTATTAAAACCAGGATATGCCAGGGTGGACTGGTAGCACTTTGAAACCAGTCTGCTCCAGGCCGTCGACCACCGCCCGAGGGAGTCCCGTCCATGACCGCGCCCACCGGCACGCCCCCAGCCGCCGAAGCCACAGCCGCCACCGCCACCGCCACCGCCACAGCCACAGCCACCGAGGCGCCGCCGCCCGGCCTGCCACCGGCCGTCGCCTGGCTGTTCTCCGTCGCCTGCGGCCTCGCCGTGGCCAACGTCTACTACTCGCAGCCGCTGCTCGACCTGATCGCCCAGGACTTCGGCATCGCCCCGTCGACCATCGGCCTGGTCGGCACCCTCACCCAAGTCGGCTACGCGCTCGGACTGCTGCTGCTCGTCCCGCTCGGCGACCACGTCAACCGTCGCACTCTGATCACCTCCCAACTCGGGCTCTCCGTACTGGCCCTCACCGCCGTCGCCCTCGCCCCTTCCGCGCCGCTGATGTTCGTCGCGATGGCCGCCGTCGGCGTCCTCGCGGTCCTCGCCCAGGTCGTCGTCGCCTACGCCGCCTCGCTCGCCGCCCCGGGCGACCAGGGCCGCGTGGTCGGCACCGTGACCAGCGGCATCGTGGTCGGCATCCTGCTCGCACGCACCGTCGCCGGAACGATCGGCGACCTTGCCGGCTGGCGCGCCGTCTACGTCACCTCCGCCGTCGCGACCGCCGCCATGGCCCTCGCGGTCGCCGCCGCCGTCCCGCCCGAGCGGCGCCACACGGCCGGCCGGATCGGCTATCCGCGGCTGGTCGGCTCGGTGTTCACGCTCTTCGCCCGGGAGCGGGTGCTCCGGGTGCGCGCCGTCCTCGCCCTGCTCACCTTCACCTCCGTCACCGTCCTGCTCACCCCGATGGTCCTCCCGCTCGCCGCTCCTCCGTTCAGCCTCAGCCACACCGAGATCGGTCTCTTCGGCCTGGCCGGCGCCGCCGGTGCCCTCGGCGCCGGATATGCGGGCCGCCAGGCCGACCGCGGCCGGGCCGAACGCACCGCCGGCCTCGGCCTGCTGGCCATGTCCGTCGGCTGGCTCCCGGCGGCCCTGCTGTCGTACTCGGTGTGGTGGCTGGTGCTCGCCATGGTGGTGATCGACTACGGCCTGCAGTCCGTCCACGTCGCCAACCAGCACCTCCTCTACCAAGTCCGCCCCGAGGCCCAGAGCCGGCTCACCGCCGGCTACATGCTGCTCTACTCCGCCGGTTGCGCTGCGGGCGCGATCCTGTCCACCGTCGTCTACGGCCACGGCGGCTGGACGGCCGTCTGCCTCCTGGGCGCCGCCACCAGCCTCACCGCGCTCGGCTACTGGTGGGCGGCGGCGCGTCGTTGACGGCCGTCCAGAGCTGGAACATCGGCCCGTCGACCGCCGACGGCACCGGCTCCAGGACGCCCCGCAGCGCCCATATGCCCTGCCGCCGCGCCGCCGCCACCGCCCGTACCCCCACCGCGGATCGGGCCGTCCTCGCCCTGCTGATCGACGACCTCGGGCCCTGGCTCGCCGCGGAGTACACCACCGTCCACGGCGAGAAGGCTCCGCGCCCCTGAACGCCCGGGAGCCACCGGGCCGCGCGGCTCAGTCCACGCAGGGGATCCCCCCCGCCTTCACCGCGGGCCCCTGCATCGGCAGCCCCGCCACCGGGTCGGCGGACGGTTCGCCCGGCGCCGCCGTGCCCGACGGAGCCGCCGGGGTGGGGCTCGGGGTGCGGGTGACGGCAAGGGTCAGCAGGATGTGGCCCGCCGGGACGGTGCCGGAGGGCGTGGCCGTGACGCCGTAGCGGGTGGCGAGCTGCTGGGCGTCGCTCTTGGCCCCGGCGCCGTAGGCCACGGTGGTGGCCCGGGTCCTGGCCGGGGCGTCGCCGATCCGGCCCGCCTGGTAGCCGAGTTCGGCCAGCGCCTTGGACTCGTTGGACGCCGCTCCGGCGCCGGCCGCCGCATTGACGTCGACCACCGCCTTCGCCGGCCCACCCGCGGCGGTGGAGGCCGCGGCTGAGGCGGCGGGCGCGGCGGCCGGGTCGTCCGGAGCGTCGCCGGGGGTCGCGGCCGGAGCGGGCGGAGCGGGCGGAGCCGGCTCGTGGTTGAACAGCTGCTGGACGATCTTCTTGATCAGGTCCGGGTTGACGGTGTTGACCTCCTGCCCGCCGACCGACTTGAACCCGGTGATCGGCAGGGTGTTGAACTCGACGTTGCCGCCCGTCAGGTTGGGTGCCTGCCGGGCGAAGTCGAGGATGTTCCACTCGTTGTCGATCACCACATCCTTCTTCACCACCGCGAACAGCTTCTGCATCTGCCCGAAGTCGTTCAGGATCCCCTGCTGCTTGAGCCGGTACTCGACGGAGGAGATGAACGCCTGCTGCCGGTGGGTGCGGTCGAGGTCGCCGTTGGTGAGGTGGTGGCGCTGGCGGACGAAGGAGAGCGCCTGGGCGGCGTCGAGGGAGCTGATCCCGGCCGGGAGCTTGAGCCCGGTGCCGCCGCCCTCGTGGGTGGCGGTCCGGGCGATGATCGGATCGTCCACCGGGTGGTTGAGGCAGACCTGGATCGGCTCGACAGCCTTGGCGATGTCGTAGAAGCCGATCAGGTTCACCTCCGCGAAGTGGTCGATCGGGACGTCCAGGAAGCTCTGCACGGTCTGGATGGTGGCCGAGCGGCCGGCCTCCCGGCTCTGCCGCTCCAGCTCCGACTTGGAGAGCCCCTTGCCGGCGAGTTTCTGTTCGGCGGCCCCCTTGGCGATGCCGTACGCCTCCTTGATCTTGTGCATCTTGCCGTCGGCTCCGACGGTCTGCACGTAGTCGTCGCGCGGTACGGACAGCGCGGTGACCTTGCCGCCGTTGGCCGGGATGTGCAGCACGATCAGGGCGTTGGTGTTGTAGCCGCCGATCTCGCTGGATCCGGCGTGCAGTTCGTCCTCCACGAACTGCTTGGGCAGGTCGTTGCCGTCCATGTCCTTCCGGCTGTCCAGGCCGATCAGCAGCAGGTTGACGGACTTGTCCAGGTGCGGCGGGGCGTTCTTCTTGGCCTCGCTCAGCGCAGTGGACTTGATCATGCCGTCGTCCAG
The genomic region above belongs to Streptomyces sp. 1331.2 and contains:
- a CDS encoding MFS transporter; translation: MTAPTGTPPAAEATAATATATATATATEAPPPGLPPAVAWLFSVACGLAVANVYYSQPLLDLIAQDFGIAPSTIGLVGTLTQVGYALGLLLLVPLGDHVNRRTLITSQLGLSVLALTAVALAPSAPLMFVAMAAVGVLAVLAQVVVAYAASLAAPGDQGRVVGTVTSGIVVGILLARTVAGTIGDLAGWRAVYVTSAVATAAMALAVAAAVPPERRHTAGRIGYPRLVGSVFTLFARERVLRVRAVLALLTFTSVTVLLTPMVLPLAAPPFSLSHTEIGLFGLAGAAGALGAGYAGRQADRGRAERTAGLGLLAMSVGWLPAALLSYSVWWLVLAMVVIDYGLQSVHVANQHLLYQVRPEAQSRLTAGYMLLYSAGCAAGAILSTVVYGHGGWTAVCLLGAATSLTALGYWWAAARR
- a CDS encoding LCP family protein, with product MAERSRSHGGARGGARGGGARGRAPRRGTAPLTVAGRTLACTVSVAVLGASGFTWYEYRSLDDGMIKSTALSEAKKNAPPHLDKSVNLLLIGLDSRKDMDGNDLPKQFVEDELHAGSSEIGGYNTNALIVLHIPANGGKVTALSVPRDDYVQTVGADGKMHKIKEAYGIAKGAAEQKLAGKGLSKSELERQSREAGRSATIQTVQSFLDVPIDHFAEVNLIGFYDIAKAVEPIQVCLNHPVDDPIIARTATHEGGGTGLKLPAGISSLDAAQALSFVRQRHHLTNGDLDRTHRQQAFISSVEYRLKQQGILNDFGQMQKLFAVVKKDVVIDNEWNILDFARQAPNLTGGNVEFNTLPITGFKSVGGQEVNTVNPDLIKKIVQQLFNHEPAPPAPPAPAATPGDAPDDPAAAPAASAAASTAAGGPAKAVVDVNAAAGAGAASNESKALAELGYQAGRIGDAPARTRATTVAYGAGAKSDAQQLATRYGVTATPSGTVPAGHILLTLAVTRTPSPTPAAPSGTAAPGEPSADPVAGLPMQGPAVKAGGIPCVD